Proteins encoded in a region of the Zea mays cultivar B73 chromosome 2, Zm-B73-REFERENCE-NAM-5.0, whole genome shotgun sequence genome:
- the LOC100282374 gene encoding probable calcium-binding protein CML22 isoform X3 translates to MGMVASMCTEPIKRHRVERDLDGKVADALRERTRSRQRTFRSVNSITMRLPRFKEGLRDVKNIFDQYDEDSDGTIDSEELQSFGSRVRVHMSEEEMSNLHRYCDIDSRKGVQFQEFVVLLCLAYLLFGPDVTRRVRFGVRVRQAQLRLRRAHRRVHLLRQGRGRHAAEERRHPQDERGVAPGEDTQPHNSTAIQGDGSEQEREGEPQGVPLLHDQMGWSRDRRRWQR, encoded by the exons ATGGGCATGGTCGCTTCCATGTGCACGGAGCCCATCAAGCGGCACCGGGTGGAGAGAGACCTCGACGGCAAGGTGGCGGACGCGCTCCGGGAGCGGACGAGGTCCCGGCAGAGGACCTTCAGGTCGGTGAACAGCATCACCATGCGCCTGCCCAGGTTCAAGGAAGGGCTCAGGGACGTCAAGAACATCTTCGACCAGTACG ACGAGGATTCAGATGGCACGATCGACAGCGAAGAGCTGCAGAGCTTCGGAAGCAGAGTCCGGGTGCACATGTCCGAGGAGGAGATGAGCAACCTGCACCGGTACTGCGACATCGACAGCAGGAAGGGCGTCCAGTTCCAGGAGTTCGTCGTGCTCCTCTGCCTCGCGTACCTGCTCTTCGGGCCAGACGTCACACGACGCGTAC GTTTCGGAGTTCGAGTCCGGCAAGCTCAATTACGTCTTCGACGAGCTCATCGACGCGTACATCTTCTTCGACAAGGACGGGGACGGCATGCTGCGGAGGAGAGACGTCACCCACAGGATGAACGAGGCGTCGCACCAGGAGAGGACACCCAGCCACATAACAGCACAGCTATTCA AGGAGATGGATCTGAACAGGAACGGGAAGGTGAACCTCAAGGAGTTCCTCTACTCCATGATCAGATGGGCTGGTCTCGGGACCGAAGACGATGGCAGCGATGA
- the LOC100282374 gene encoding probable calcium-binding protein CML22 isoform X2, translated as MGMVASMCTEPIKRHRVERDLDGKVADALRERTRSRQRTFRSVNSITMRLPRFKEGLRDVKNIFDQYDEDSDGTIDSEELQSFGSRVRVHMSEEEMSNLHRYCDIDSRKGVQFQEFVVLLCLAYLLFGPDVTRRVRFGVRVRQAQLRLRRAHRRVHLLRQGRGRHAAEERRHPQDERGVAPGEDTQPHNSTAIQYSILLSVAVQPCCCSKQAHVCVCVCVCVCRGDGSEQEREGEPQGVPLLHDQMGWSRDRRRWQR; from the exons ATGGGCATGGTCGCTTCCATGTGCACGGAGCCCATCAAGCGGCACCGGGTGGAGAGAGACCTCGACGGCAAGGTGGCGGACGCGCTCCGGGAGCGGACGAGGTCCCGGCAGAGGACCTTCAGGTCGGTGAACAGCATCACCATGCGCCTGCCCAGGTTCAAGGAAGGGCTCAGGGACGTCAAGAACATCTTCGACCAGTACG ACGAGGATTCAGATGGCACGATCGACAGCGAAGAGCTGCAGAGCTTCGGAAGCAGAGTCCGGGTGCACATGTCCGAGGAGGAGATGAGCAACCTGCACCGGTACTGCGACATCGACAGCAGGAAGGGCGTCCAGTTCCAGGAGTTCGTCGTGCTCCTCTGCCTCGCGTACCTGCTCTTCGGGCCAGACGTCACACGACGCGTAC GTTTCGGAGTTCGAGTCCGGCAAGCTCAATTACGTCTTCGACGAGCTCATCGACGCGTACATCTTCTTCGACAAGGACGGGGACGGCATGCTGCGGAGGAGAGACGTCACCCACAGGATGAACGAGGCGTCGCACCAGGAGAGGACACCCAGCCACATAACAGCACAGCTATTCAGTACTCGATCCTCTTGTCTGTTGCTGTTCAGCCCTGTTGCTGTTCTAAGCAAGctcatgtgtgtgtgtgtgtctgtGTCTGTGTCTGCAGAGGAGATGGATCTGAACAGGAACGGGAAGGTGAACCTCAAGGAGTTCCTCTACTCCATGATCAGATGGGCTGGTCTCGGGACCGAAGACGATGGCAGCGATGA
- the LOC100282374 gene encoding Probable calcium-binding protein CML22 (The RefSeq protein has 2 substitutions compared to this genomic sequence), with the protein MGMVASMCTEPIKRHRVERDLDGKVADALRERTRSRQRTFRSVNSITMRLPRFKEGLRDVKNIFDQYDEDSDGTIDSEELQSFGSRVRVHMSEEEMSNLHRYCDIDSRKGVQFQEFVVLLCLAYLLFGPDVTRRVSEFESGKLNYVFDELIDAYIFFDKDGDGMLRRRDVTRRMNEASHQERTPSHITAQLFKEMDLNRNGKVNLKEFLYSMIRWAGLGTEDDDSDEASP; encoded by the exons ATGGGCATGGTCGCTTCCATGTGCACGGAGCCCATCAAGCGGCACCGGGTGGAGAGAGACCTCGACGGCAAGGTGGCGGACGCGCTCCGGGAGCGGACGAGGTCCCGGCAGAGGACCTTCAGGTCGGTGAACAGCATCACCATGCGCCTGCCCAGGTTCAAGGAAGGGCTCAGGGACGTCAAGAACATCTTCGACCAGTACG ACGAGGATTCAGATGGCACGATCGACAGCGAAGAGCTGCAGAGCTTCGGAAGCAGAGTCCGGGTGCACATGTCCGAGGAGGAGATGAGCAACCTGCACCGGTACTGCGACATCGACAGCAGGAAGGGCGTCCAGTTCCAGGAGTTCGTCGTGCTCCTCTGCCTCGCGTACCTGCTCTTCGGGCCAGACGTCACACGACGC GTTTCGGAGTTCGAGTCCGGCAAGCTCAATTACGTCTTCGACGAGCTCATCGACGCGTACATCTTCTTCGACAAGGACGGGGACGGCATGCTGCGGAGGAGAGACGTCACCCACAGGATGAACGAGGCGTCGCACCAGGAGAGGACACCCAGCCACATAACAGCACAGCTATTCA AGGAGATGGATCTGAACAGGAACGGGAAGGTGAACCTCAAGGAGTTCCTCTACTCCATGATCAGATGGGCTGGTCTCGGGACCGAAGACGATGGCAGCGATGAGGCCTCACCATGA
- the LOC100282374 gene encoding probable calcium-binding protein CML22 isoform X1, which produces MGMVASMCTEPIKRHRVERDLDGKVADALRERTRSRQRTFRSVNSITMRLPRFKEGLRDVKNIFDQYDEDSDGTIDSEELQSFGSRVRVHMSEEEMSNLHRYCDIDSRKGVQFQEFVVLLCLAYLLFGPDVTRRVSEFESGKLNYVFDELIDAYIFFDKDGDGMLRRRDVTHRMNEASHQERTPSHITAQLFSTRSSCLLLFSPVAVLSKLMCVCVSVSVSAEEMDLNRNGKVNLKEFLYSMIRWAGLGTEDDGSDEASP; this is translated from the exons ATGGGCATGGTCGCTTCCATGTGCACGGAGCCCATCAAGCGGCACCGGGTGGAGAGAGACCTCGACGGCAAGGTGGCGGACGCGCTCCGGGAGCGGACGAGGTCCCGGCAGAGGACCTTCAGGTCGGTGAACAGCATCACCATGCGCCTGCCCAGGTTCAAGGAAGGGCTCAGGGACGTCAAGAACATCTTCGACCAGTACG ACGAGGATTCAGATGGCACGATCGACAGCGAAGAGCTGCAGAGCTTCGGAAGCAGAGTCCGGGTGCACATGTCCGAGGAGGAGATGAGCAACCTGCACCGGTACTGCGACATCGACAGCAGGAAGGGCGTCCAGTTCCAGGAGTTCGTCGTGCTCCTCTGCCTCGCGTACCTGCTCTTCGGGCCAGACGTCACACGACGC GTTTCGGAGTTCGAGTCCGGCAAGCTCAATTACGTCTTCGACGAGCTCATCGACGCGTACATCTTCTTCGACAAGGACGGGGACGGCATGCTGCGGAGGAGAGACGTCACCCACAGGATGAACGAGGCGTCGCACCAGGAGAGGACACCCAGCCACATAACAGCACAGCTATTCAGTACTCGATCCTCTTGTCTGTTGCTGTTCAGCCCTGTTGCTGTTCTAAGCAAGctcatgtgtgtgtgtgtgtctgtGTCTGTGTCTGCAGAGGAGATGGATCTGAACAGGAACGGGAAGGTGAACCTCAAGGAGTTCCTCTACTCCATGATCAGATGGGCTGGTCTCGGGACCGAAGACGATGGCAGCGATGAGGCCTCACCATGA